The nucleotide window CTCCCCCGCCCTCGGCTGACCTCGTTCATCCGTCGATCCCGCGCCAGGGGCTGGCGCGCACGCGCGAAATGAACGGTCAGCAGTCCCCGTCGGGGCCGCAGGCGTCGCCTGCCGGGCCCGGCGCCGACACGGGCTCGAGCGGCGAGCGCTCCTCCCATGCCTGCCGGAGGGCGCCGAGCAGCACGTCGGCGGGCTGGGCGCCGGCGATCCCGTAGCGGCGGTCGACCACGAAGAACGGCACCGACGTGATGCCGAGGCGGCGGGCGTCGGCCTCGTCGGCCCGGACCTCGGCGGCGTAGGCGTCACCGGCGAGGAGGCGGCGCGCCTCGGCCTCGTCCAGGCCCACGGCCACCGCCCGGCGGACCAGGGCGTCGTGGTCGGACACGGGCTCGCCCTCGGTGAAGTAGGCGGCCATCAGCCCCTCCTCCATGGCGTCCTGGAGCCCGGACGCGGCGGCCAGGTGGATCAGGCGGTGGGCGTCGAACGTGTTGCCCCGGCGGGCCCGGTCGAGGCGGAAGGCCAGTCCCTCGGCAGCCGCCACCTCGGTCACCCGGGCGTTCATGGCCCGGGCCTCGTCCCGGCTGACGCCGTACTTGGCGGCGAGGTGCTCGACCAGGTCGACGTCGTCGGCGGCCGGCGCCTTCGGGTCCAGCTCGAAGCTGCGCCACACCACCTCGACGTCGGCGGCAGAGGGGTAGCGGGCCAGGGCCGACTCGAAGCGGCGCTTGCCGACGTAGCACCACGGGCACACGACGTCCGACCAGATCTCGACCCTCATGCCCGTCCCAACGTCGGCGTCGGCAACATGCTTCCCTTCGCAACCACCTAGGGGAGGCCGCCCCGGGTGAGGTGGAGGACGTCCAGCGCCTTGTCCAGCTCGTCGTGCGTCATCCACCCGCGCTCGACCACCAGGTCGCGGATCGACCGGCCCGACCTGGTCGACTCCTTGACCACCTCGGCGGCCCGCTCGTAGCCGATGTACGGGTTGAGGGCGGTGCCGAGCGACGGCGACGACTCGGCGTAGGCCCGGCACCGGGCCTCGTCGGCCCCGACGCCGGCGACGCACGACCCCGCCATCAGCCGGCAGGCCGACGCCAGCAGCCGGACGGACTCGAGGATGTTGCGGGCCATCACCGGCATCATCACGTTGAGCTCGAGGTTCCCGGCCGAGCCGGCGAAGGCCACGGCGGCGTCGTTGCCGACGACCTGGGCGACCACCTGGACGACGGCTTCGGGGATGACCGGGTTCACCTTGCCCGGCATGATCGACGAGCCCGGTTGCAGGTCGGGCAGGCGGATCTCGGCCAGGCCGGTGCGGGGCCCGCTGGCCAGCCACCGCAGGTCGTTGGCCTGCTTGAACAGCGACACGGCGATGGTGCGCAGCGCGCCGCTGGTCTCGACGAGCGCGTCGCGGCCGCCCTGGGCCTCGAAGTGGTCGACGGCCTCGGTCAGCGGGAGCCCCGTCTCGGCCGCCAGGCGGGCGGCGACGCCCGCCCCGAACCCGGCGGGGGCGTTGATGCCCGTGCCCACGGCCGTGCCGCCGATGGGGAGCTCGGCCAGCCGGGGCAGGCACGACCTCAGCCGCTCCACGCCGAGCTCGACGGCCCGGGCCCAGCCGCCGAACTCCTGGCCGAGGGTGACGGGCGTGGCGTCCATCAGGTGGGTGCGGCCCGACTTCACGACCTCGGCGAACTCGGCCTGCTTGGCCCGCAGGGCGGCGGCCAGCGAGCCGAGGGCCGGGACGAGGTCGCCGGTGACGGCGGCGGCGGCGGCCAGGTGGATGGCGGTGGGGAACACGTCGTTCGTCGACTGCGAGGCGTTGACGTGGTCGTTCGGGTGGACCTCGCGACCGAGCCGCTCCGCCGCCAGCCCGGCGACCACCTCGTTGACGTTCATGTTCGACGACGTCCCCGAGCCGGTCTGGAACACGTCCACCGGGAACTGGTCGGCGTGCCCGCCCGCCACCAGCTCGCCGGCGGCGGCCGCGATCGCCTCGGCCATGTCCTCGTCGAGCACGCCGAGGCGGGCGTTCTCCAGCGCCGCCGCCGCCTTCACCCGGGCGAGCGCCTGCACCAGGGCGGCGTCGACGCGCTGGCCGGAGACGGGGAAGTTCTCCACCGCCCGCTGCGTGCCGGCGCCCCACCGCGCCCCGGCGGGAATGCGGACCTCGCCCATGGAGTCGCGCGCCAGGCGGCCGCCCGCCGCCTCGACCGTCGCTTCGCTCGGCTGCTCGCTCATGGCCCAGCCACCGTACCGCCGCCCCGCCCTTTCCCTGTTCCTGCCATCCCCACTACGGTTTGGCGCCAGTGCATCCGACCGGGGCGACCCCGCGTCATCGGTGGGTGGGCCAGGCGCTCGGCGTCGCCATCCTGTGCTCGTCGCTCGGCCTGGCCGGCGCCGGCTCGTCGGCGGCCGCCGCCGACCCGGTGGCGGAGAAGCGGGCCGAGGCGGAGCAACTGGCCCGCGAGCTGGAGGAGCAGGGCCGGCAGGTGAGCATCCTGGCCGAGCGGCTGAACCAGGCCCGCATCGAGGCGACCGGCGTCGAGGAGCGGGTGCGGGCTGCCGAGGCGGACCTGGCCGTAGCCGAGCGACGGCTGGCGGAGGTGCGCGCGCGCCTGCGCGACCGGGCCGTGTCGTCCTACGTCCGCAACGACACGCTCCCGATCGAGCAGATGCTGGTGAGCGGGTCGGCCAGCGACGCGGCCGTCCGGCAGGCCTACGTCGCCACCGTCGCCGGCCGGGAGCGGGCGACGATCACCAGCCTCGACCAGGTCCAGGAGGAGCGGCGCCGCCAGCGCCAGGAGCTGGATACGGCCCGCTCGTCGGCGGCGGCCGTCCTCGCCCGCGTGGACGCCGACCGCGGGGCTGCCTCCCGGGCGGCCGACGCCCGGCGGGCGACGCTGGCCAGGGTCCAGGGCGAGCTCACCGCCCTGGTCGAGGAGGAGACCCGCCGGCGGGCCGAGGCGGAGGCGCGCCGGGCCCAGGCCGAGCTGGCCGAGCGCCGGGCGCGCGAGGAGGCGGCCCGAGCGGAGGCGGCGCGCCGGGCGGAGGAGGCGGCGCGCCGGGCGGAGGAGGCCGCTCGCCGGGCGGAGGAGGCCGCTCGCCGGGTGGCCTCCACCACCGCGCCGGCCGTCACCGTCCCCCGCCTGGCCGTGACCACCACGACCAGGCGCCCCGGCCCCGCGGCGGGCGACGGCGAGGGCGGCGCCCCGGCCCGCCCGCCGGCCCCGGGGGCGGCGGCCGCCGTGGCCGAGGCCAAGAAGCAGCTCGGCAAGCCGTACGAGTGGGGGGCCGACGGCCCCGACAGCTTCGACTGCTCGGGCCTGACCCAGTGGGCGTGGAAGGCGGGGGGGCGCTCGCTGCCCCACTCCTCGGTCGCCCAGTACGGCGCCACCACGCGCGTCCCCGTCTCCGACGTGCAGGTGGGCGACCTGCTGTTCTACGGCTCGCCCATCCACCACGTCGGGATCTACGCCGGCGACGGGCAGATGGTCGAGGCGTCGGAGACGGGGACGCCCGTGCGCATGGCATCCATCTACCGGCGTGACCTGGCCGGGGTGGGGCGCGTCGGGTAGAACGCCGCCATGCCCGACGTCGGCGCCCCGGAGCTGGACGGCGCCGGCGGGTGGATCGGGGTGGCACGGCCGCTGACGATGGCGGCGCTGCGGGGCCGGGCCGTGCTGGTGTGGTTCTGGTCGGCGTCGAGCGTCGCGTGCGGGCGGCTGGTGGACGACATCCGCCCCCTGGAGGAGCTGCACGGGGAAGACCTGGTCGTCGTCGGCGTCCACTCGCCCCGGTTCCCCGAGGAGACGCGCCACGACGTGGTGGTCGACGCGGTGGCCCGCCTGGCCCTCGCCCACCCCGTCGTCGACGACGCCGACCACCGCTGCTTCGAGGCGTGGGGGGCGGACGACTGGCCGACGGTGGTGCTGGTGGGCCCGGCGGGCGACGTCGTCGGCTCGGTGTCGGGGCCGGGCTGCGGCGCCCCCCTGGCCGCCGCGGTGGCCGAGATCGTGGACCTCGTCCCCGCCCGCGCCCGGCGGCGCAAGCTGCCCGCCCCCCGGCGCCCGCTGCTCCCGCCCGGCCCGCTGGCCTTCCCGGGCAAGGTGGCGGCGTCGCCGGACGGGCGCCTGCTCGCCATCGCCGACACCGGCCACGACCAGGTCCTGGTCTGCACCCGCCACGGCGTGGTGCTGGAGGCCCACACCGGTTTCCTCGCCCCCCAGGGGGTGCGCTTCGACCGCGACGGCGGCGTGCTGGTGTGCGACACGGGCGCCGACCGGGTGGTGCGCACCGACGGCGAGGTGCTGGCCGACGAGCTGGCGTCGCCGTGGGACCTGGTGTCGCACGGGCGGGCGTGGGTCGTCGCCGAGGCGGGCGGCCACCGCATCGTGCGCATCCGCCCCGGCGAGCTCCGGGCCCGCCCGCTGGCCGGCACCGGCGAGGAGGGCGACGACGACGGGCCGTCGCCCAAGGCCACGCTGGCCCAGCCGTCGGGCGTGGCCGTGGCGGCGGCCGGCGTGGTGTTCGTCGACGCCTCGGCCAGCTCGCTGCGGCTGGTCGTGGAGGACCGGCGGGGCGCCGAGGTGTCGACGCTCGCCGGCGGCGGGTTCCTCGACTGCGGCGCCGACGACGGGCCGGGGGCGAGGGCCCGGTTCCAGCACCCCCTCGGGGTCGCCGCCTCGCCCGGCGGCGGGCCCGTGTACGTGGCCGACACGTACAACTCGGCGCTGCGGGCGTGGGACGGCGAGCGGGTGCGCACGCTCCCCGTGCGCGGGCTGCGCCACCCCGGCGGGCTCGACCTGCTGCCCGACGGCCGGCTCGTGGTGGCCGACACGGGCAACTCCCGCATCGTGGTGGTCGACCCGGCCACCGGTGCGGTCGAGCCGGTGGACGTGGACGAGACGTGGGTGCACGGCGCCGACGGCGAGCCGGTGCGGGTCCGGGCGGGGGGATGGGCCGACGTCGGCGTCGCCATCGACGTGGTCGACGAGCAGCCGGACCGGTCGGCGCCCGGGCCGCCCGTGCGGGTGACGGTGACCGCCCGCCCGGCGGAGCTGCTGGCCGGCGGGCCGCTCTCGTTCGAGCTGGACGGGCCCGACGGCCGCGTGCGCGTGAGCGGCGGTCGCCCGGGGGCGGGCGTCCTGCTGGTGGAGGTCACCGCCCGCACGCTGGGCACGGGCGGCACGCACGAGAGGGTCGCCCGGCGCCGCCACCTCCTCGACGTGACGGGGGCGTAGCCGGTGCGGGCGGCCACCCTGGTGGACGGGGAGGTCGTCGTCCGCGAGCACCCCGATCCCGTCCCCGGCACCGGCGAGGTCCTGGTGCGGGTGGCGTCGGCCGGGCTCAACCGCGCCGACCTGCTCCAGCGGGCGGGGCGGTACCCGGCGCCGCCCGGTTCGCCGCCCGACATCCCCGGCCTGGAGCTGGCCGGCGTGGTGGCGGCGGTGGGCCCCGGCGCCGCCCGCTTCCGCCCCGGCGACCGGGTGATGGCCGTGGTCGGCGGCGGCGCCCAGGCCGAGCTGTGCGTCGTCCACGAGCGGCTGGCCATGCCGGCCCCCGAGTCGCTGCCCGAGCCGGCCGCCGGCGGCTTCCCGGAGGCGGCGACCACCGCCCACGACGCCCTGTTCACCCAGTGCGGCCTGGCCATGGGCGAGCGGGTGCTGGTGACGGGGGCGGCGGGCGGCGTGGGCACGGCCGCCGTCCAGCTGGCCGCCGCCGCCGGGGCGCGGGTCACCGCCAGCGTGCGGGACCCGGCGCTGCGCCACCTCGTGGCCGACTTGGGCGCGGCCGTCGTCGCCCCCGGCGGGGAGGACGGGCCGTTCGACGTCGTCCTCGAGCTGGTGGGCGGCCCCAACCTGCCCGCCGACCTCGGCCTGCTCGGCCGCCGGGGACGCATCGCCGTCATCGGCCTGGGTGGCGGGAGCCGCGCCGAGATCGACCTGCGCGTGCTGATGGACCGCCGCGCCACCGTCCGCGGCTCCACCCTGCGGTCCCGCCCGCTCGAGGACAAGGCCGACGCGGCCCGCCGGGTCGAGTCCCAGGTGCTCCCCCTGGTCGACCGGGGCGAGGTCACCGTCGTGGTCGCCGCCGCCTTCGCCCTCGACGAGGTGGCCGCCGCCTACGAGCGGTTCGCCACGCCCGGCAAGCTGGGCAAGGTCGTCCTGGTGCCATGAGCGGTCCGGCCGCCGGGCCCGGCGCCGGCCCGGTGCCGGCGTCGTCAGAGGGCCCACCGGCCCCTGGCGGAGCGACCATCGAACGATGGGAATCGCCGGCGGCCGCTCGTGCCGCCGAAGGCGGCCTCCCCCGGCTGCCGGCCGGGAGGACAGGGCGGAGGCCGGCGGCTCCGCCGCCCGGCCGGAGCACCGCCGGCTCGGCTCGGAACCTCCGGTTCCGAGTCGATTCTCCTCACAGGGCGATGAGGCCGCCGGGAGTCGCTCGGCGGTCGGTGCCGGTGACCTGGAGGACGCCGCCGTCGCCGTCGGGCACCGACAGGGTGTTGTCGCACCCGCCGGCCGCAGTGGCCTGGTAGTTGACGGCCAGGCCGGTGGGCCGCACCCGCTCGCCGGCCCCGGTCACCGCCTCGAACCCGCTCCACCGCACGGTCACCGACGGGTGCTCGCAGCGGGCGAACACCTCCGACCACACGACGGGGCGGGCCAGGGCGTCGCCGCCCGCGTACAGGTCGCGGACCACGGTGGCGGCGCCCGTCCCCACGTCGGCCACCTCGCCCCGCCACGCCCCCGCCCCGGCGGGCGAACGGGACACCCGCAGCCGGTACGGCCGGCCCGGCTCCCAGGGAAGGTCCCGGGTGTTGGGGTCGTCCGGTGCGCTGGGCAGGGGCGAGGCGCTCCCCCGCAGCAGCCCGCCGCCGGGGGCGTAGCCGCCCCAGTTGACGGCCCGCCCGCCGGGGTGGCGCCGGTTCCACTGGAGGCCGACGTGGGCGGCCCCCCGGTCCGCGCCGCGGTCCACGAAGGCGACCTGGAGGGCCCAGAAGTACAGGCGGTCGACGGCGGGCGGGGTGACCACCTCCAGCACGGCCGACACCTCCACCAGCGGCGGCACCGGCGGCAGCACCCACGTCAGGTGGAACGACGAAGCGCCGTTGGCGGACGTCGGCTCGCCCGACAGGCGGGGGCCACCGGTGCCGACGGCGCGCCCCAGCGCCCGGCGCCACCACGGCTGCGACGGAGGGGCCATCGTGCGGACTCTACGATTCGGGGCGGGTGACCGGGGGGCCCACCACAGGAGGTACGACGACGTGGCCCATCCCACCCCGACCGTCACCGTCCCGGCCGAGGGCCCGGCATGAGCGACATCGTGGTGACCGCCATGGGCCCCGACCGCTTCGGCGTGCAGGTCCACGAGGCGGGCGGCGTGGAGACCAGCCACGTCGTCACCGTCCCCCAGGGGTTCCTCGACGACCTGGGCATCGACGCGCCGCCCGGCGACGTGGTGCGGGAGTCGATCGCCTTCCTCCTCGACCGCGAGCCGGCGACGTCGATCCTGGCGGAGTTCGAGCTGCCGGTGATCTCCGAGTACTTCGGCGACTACCCCGACGAGCTGCGCCGCCGCCTGGCCTGACGCCGGCGGCCGTGCCGGCCGGGTCAGCTCTCGTCGACGAAGGGCGCCCGGCCGGCCGGGTTGGGGAACTCCCCGGCGGCGTCGCCGTACTCGGCCTCGATGGCGGCGGCGTCGCGGCGCAGCTCCTCGCGCACGGAGTCCAGCGTCTCCTGGATGGAGCCGGCGCCGCCCGTGCCGGAGCCGCCGGTCAGCTGCGCGCTCTGGCCCCGGCTCTGCTGCTCGGCCGCCAGCAGCCCCGCCAGCGCGTGCCACAGGGCGGCGCGGCGGGGCTCCTCGTTCCCGGCGCGACGGACGGCCAGGAGCAGCTGGACCCGGAGGTAGTCGTCGTCCAGGTCGGCGATGGCGGAGGTGAGATCGGGGGTGTCGGGCATGCCGTCCACCCTACGTGGGCGGCATGCGGCCGCTACCCGAGCTGGGCCCGCATGACGCCGGCCGGGTGGGGATTGTTGTGGAGGTTGACGTAGTACGCCTCGGGGTTGCGGATGATCGTCCGCAGCAGCTCCCGGTCGGCGGGCACGCAGTGGGTGCCCGTCGGGTAGGCGTTCGGCGCCGTGCTGCCCCCGAACAGGGGGATGACGACCGGGCCGGCGAAGCCGGCGGGCGCCACGTGGATGTGGGCGGCGTTGGGCAGGCTCTCGCCCGCCGTCATGGTGATCTCGCCGACCGCCCAGCACACCTCCTCCTGCCCCGGGTTCAGCCGCAGCTCGATCGACCCGTGGTCGGCGTCGCCGTGCGGGTTGATCGGGACGCCGGCCCCGTTGAACTCCTCGGCGCCGCTCATGACCAGCCGGAAGGGCCGTCCCCCGTCGTCGCCGGCAGCCGTGCCGCCGGCCAGCACCAACCCCGCGGCCGCCATCGCCGCCGCGCCGATGACCCGTGCCCGCCTGGTTCCCATGCCGCCCTCCCTGGTTCGTCCGAGATGGTCCGGGGGACCGGCGTGCCACCGGCGGGCGGTGCGCCGCCGGGGCCGTGCCGTTCGCCCGGACCGAGCATGAACGTCCCGATCAGGGGCGTCAAGGGCAGTTCGGGGCGTACGCCCTATTCTGCGCGGTAGTGTCGCCCACCGCCTCGCCCGGGCGGTCACACCCGCCGGCGCAGGGGGTGGTGGTCGGGCACCTCCACCAGGCACAGCTCGTTGCCCTCGGGGTCCTCCAGCCACGCCTCGACCAGCCCCCACGGCATCGCCTCCGCCGCCCGGACGACGCGGACACCGGCGTCGCGCAGGCGCCGCTCCTCCCGCCGCACGTCGGGGACCTGGAGCCAGAGAGTCACGGGGCCCGACCGGCCGGGACCGCCGGCCAGCTCCAGGAAGCCGCCGCCGAGGAACAGCACGACACCGGTGACCGTCCCGTCCGCCCCGTACTCCCGGTACACCCGCAACCCGAGCGTGCCCTCGTAGAACCGGCGCATGCCGGCGAGGTCGGGGGTCCGGTAGATGACGCGGCTCGAAAGGACCTCCATGGGCCCATCCTGGCTCGCCGCAGGCCCGTGCGCCCGACCCGCCCGGCGGTCCGGCGCCCGAAGGCATTCCCCGCTCCGGGGGCCGACATCACCTCCCCCCGCCGGCGCCCCGTGCCGTGTAACGCAAGCCGCCGGAGGAGGACGGGACGGGCGTGAGCGGCGACGACCATTCCTCGATCCCTAAGGCCGATCGGAGCGATCGGATGCTGGCGCCCACCCGCTGGGTGGCCACCGCCGTCGTCCCCGTGCTGGTGGCCGCCTTCGTCCTCCTCTACGGCTTCCCCGACCGCACCCAGGAGCTGTGGGGCTGGATGGTGTGCCCCTCCATGTCGGCCCTCGTGATGGGCGGCGGCTACCTCTCCGGCGCCTACCTGTTCCTCCGGGTCGCCCGCAGCAGGGAGTGGCACCGCGTCGGCGTCGGGTTCCTCGCCACCACCGTGTTCAGCTCCATACTCCTGGCCACGACCGTCCTCCACTGGAGCCGGTTCAACCACGACCACGTGTCGTTCTGGGCGTGGCTGGTCCTCTACGGCGCCACCCCGTTCCTGCTGCCCGTCCTGTGGCGGAACAACCGGCGACTCGACCCCGGCGTGCCGTCGGCGACCGACGCCGTCGTGCCCCGGTCGCTGCGGGCGGCCGTCGGGACGGGCGGGGCCCTCCAGCTCGGCTTCGCGGCCGTCATGTTCGGGTGGCCGTCGGCCGCGGCCGAGGTGTGGCCGTGGCCGCTGGAGGTGGCGACGTCCCGGTCCCTCAGCGCCTTCGTGGCGTTCCCGGCCGTGACCTGGCTGTGC belongs to Acidimicrobiales bacterium and includes:
- a CDS encoding VOC family protein, yielding MEVLSSRVIYRTPDLAGMRRFYEGTLGLRVYREYGADGTVTGVVLFLGGGFLELAGGPGRSGPVTLWLQVPDVRREERRLRDAGVRVVRAAEAMPWGLVEAWLEDPEGNELCLVEVPDHHPLRRRV
- a CDS encoding CHRD domain-containing protein; protein product: MGTRRARVIGAAAMAAAGLVLAGGTAAGDDGGRPFRLVMSGAEEFNGAGVPINPHGDADHGSIELRLNPGQEEVCWAVGEITMTAGESLPNAAHIHVAPAGFAGPVVIPLFGGSTAPNAYPTGTHCVPADRELLRTIIRNPEAYYVNLHNNPHPAGVMRAQLG
- a CDS encoding zinc-binding dehydrogenase; this translates as MRAATLVDGEVVVREHPDPVPGTGEVLVRVASAGLNRADLLQRAGRYPAPPGSPPDIPGLELAGVVAAVGPGAARFRPGDRVMAVVGGGAQAELCVVHERLAMPAPESLPEPAAGGFPEAATTAHDALFTQCGLAMGERVLVTGAAGGVGTAAVQLAAAAGARVTASVRDPALRHLVADLGAAVVAPGGEDGPFDVVLELVGGPNLPADLGLLGRRGRIAVIGLGGGSRAEIDLRVLMDRRATVRGSTLRSRPLEDKADAARRVESQVLPLVDRGEVTVVVAAAFALDEVAAAYERFATPGKLGKVVLVP
- a CDS encoding NlpC/P60 family protein — its product is MGQALGVAILCSSLGLAGAGSSAAAADPVAEKRAEAEQLARELEEQGRQVSILAERLNQARIEATGVEERVRAAEADLAVAERRLAEVRARLRDRAVSSYVRNDTLPIEQMLVSGSASDAAVRQAYVATVAGRERATITSLDQVQEERRRQRQELDTARSSAAAVLARVDADRGAASRAADARRATLARVQGELTALVEEETRRRAEAEARRAQAELAERRAREEAARAEAARRAEEAARRAEEAARRAEEAARRVASTTAPAVTVPRLAVTTTTRRPGPAAGDGEGGAPARPPAPGAAAAVAEAKKQLGKPYEWGADGPDSFDCSGLTQWAWKAGGRSLPHSSVAQYGATTRVPVSDVQVGDLLFYGSPIHHVGIYAGDGQMVEASETGTPVRMASIYRRDLAGVGRVG
- a CDS encoding DsbA family oxidoreductase, giving the protein MRVEIWSDVVCPWCYVGKRRFESALARYPSAADVEVVWRSFELDPKAPAADDVDLVEHLAAKYGVSRDEARAMNARVTEVAAAEGLAFRLDRARRGNTFDAHRLIHLAAASGLQDAMEEGLMAAYFTEGEPVSDHDALVRRAVAVGLDEAEARRLLAGDAYAAEVRADEADARRLGITSVPFFVVDRRYGIAGAQPADVLLGALRQAWEERSPLEPVSAPGPAGDACGPDGDC
- a CDS encoding class II fumarate hydratase; its protein translation is MSEQPSEATVEAAGGRLARDSMGEVRIPAGARWGAGTQRAVENFPVSGQRVDAALVQALARVKAAAALENARLGVLDEDMAEAIAAAAGELVAGGHADQFPVDVFQTGSGTSSNMNVNEVVAGLAAERLGREVHPNDHVNASQSTNDVFPTAIHLAAAAAVTGDLVPALGSLAAALRAKQAEFAEVVKSGRTHLMDATPVTLGQEFGGWARAVELGVERLRSCLPRLAELPIGGTAVGTGINAPAGFGAGVAARLAAETGLPLTEAVDHFEAQGGRDALVETSGALRTIAVSLFKQANDLRWLASGPRTGLAEIRLPDLQPGSSIMPGKVNPVIPEAVVQVVAQVVGNDAAVAFAGSAGNLELNVMMPVMARNILESVRLLASACRLMAGSCVAGVGADEARCRAYAESSPSLGTALNPYIGYERAAEVVKESTRSGRSIRDLVVERGWMTHDELDKALDVLHLTRGGLP